From Chryseobacterium joostei, the proteins below share one genomic window:
- a CDS encoding esterase-like activity of phytase family protein, translating to MKKLLLSALAMTALLSCNKDDDNVNNQDVNYSKLPQEFPFSKMATINGVDVINGGFGSGAAAHPSRKGEFYVITDRGPNTDYLNGKKFLTPNFTPTIMHFKINAEGNVEVIKYIKLKNPSGQPITGLPNPVGMGSTGEVAYDATGTVLGTDNYGLDSESIVAAPDGTFWVSDEYGPHIVHYSAEGVEMERISPIGVNTGTRKLPAVLAKRRANRGMEGLCMTPDGRTLVGTIQSMMLVPTKALATNTTLTRIVTFDIATGQTKQYLYKQDGGASDSVCDITALGNNEFLVIERDGNFGTQGGVKKVYRINLSNASDVNGNDIAAVDGMKVNGKALEQCSWDELTNAGIKPVTKKLAVDLVAKLGYEHDKFEGIVYLGNNKLAVFNDDDFGVVDDGSGNPKAKILPKTGKVDKGTMYVVDIQ from the coding sequence ATGAAAAAACTACTATTATCTGCTTTGGCAATGACGGCATTATTATCATGTAATAAAGATGATGACAATGTGAATAATCAGGATGTCAATTATTCTAAACTTCCTCAGGAGTTTCCTTTTTCTAAAATGGCAACTATCAATGGGGTAGATGTGATAAATGGTGGCTTTGGCTCAGGTGCTGCGGCTCATCCCAGCAGAAAAGGTGAATTTTACGTGATTACGGATCGTGGCCCGAATACAGATTATCTGAATGGTAAGAAGTTTTTGACACCTAATTTTACCCCAACCATTATGCATTTTAAAATTAATGCTGAAGGAAATGTAGAAGTAATCAAATATATTAAGCTTAAAAATCCATCAGGACAACCTATTACCGGACTTCCAAACCCGGTAGGAATGGGAAGTACAGGTGAAGTGGCTTATGATGCTACAGGAACTGTTCTGGGTACGGATAATTATGGTCTGGATAGTGAAAGTATCGTTGCTGCACCAGATGGCACATTCTGGGTATCTGATGAGTATGGTCCACACATCGTTCATTACAGTGCAGAAGGAGTAGAAATGGAGAGAATAAGTCCAATTGGGGTGAATACAGGAACAAGAAAATTACCTGCAGTTTTGGCGAAAAGAAGAGCCAATAGAGGGATGGAGGGTCTTTGTATGACTCCGGACGGAAGAACATTAGTAGGAACCATACAGTCTATGATGCTGGTACCTACGAAAGCACTGGCAACAAATACCACTTTAACAAGAATCGTGACTTTTGATATTGCTACAGGACAAACCAAGCAATATTTGTACAAGCAGGATGGTGGTGCGTCTGATTCAGTATGTGATATCACGGCTTTAGGCAATAATGAATTTCTTGTCATTGAAAGAGACGGAAACTTCGGAACGCAGGGGGGAGTTAAAAAAGTATACAGAATCAATCTAAGCAATGCATCGGATGTAAACGGGAATGATATCGCTGCTGTAGACGGAATGAAAGTAAATGGTAAGGCCTTGGAGCAATGTAGCTGGGATGAACTTACCAATGCGGGAATTAAACCTGTTACTAAAAAACTGGCCGTAGATTTAGTAGCAAAACTAGGATATGAACATGATAAATTTGAGGGGATTGTTTATTTAGGAAACAATAAACTGGCTGTTTTCAATGATGATGACTTTGGAGTGGTGGATGACGGAAGCGGAAACCCGAAAGCAAAAATCCTTCCTAAAACAGGAAAGGTAGATAAAGGAACTATGTATGTAGTCGATATTCAATAA
- the tpiA gene encoding triose-phosphate isomerase, with product MRRKIVAGNWKMNKNVIDAQQLMIQLLSYKNNNATNCEVWIAPPALYLMMAKDIFEKDEIGVFSQDMSEHESGAYTGEISADMLESIEANGSLIGHSERRQYHGETDSHCNRKVKLALDKGLTPIYCNGETLEQRKAGQHLEVVKNQTEVALFTLSADEIKKVVIAYEPVWAIGTGETATPEQAQEIHAHIRSIIAAKYGQEVADEVSILYGGSVKPDNAKEIFSQPDIDGGLIGGAALKLEDFSKIIEGFN from the coding sequence ATGAGAAGAAAAATAGTTGCAGGAAACTGGAAAATGAACAAAAATGTAATTGATGCACAACAATTGATGATTCAGTTACTAAGCTATAAAAACAACAATGCAACCAACTGTGAGGTTTGGATCGCTCCACCGGCTTTATATTTAATGATGGCAAAAGACATCTTTGAAAAGGATGAAATCGGGGTATTCTCTCAGGATATGAGCGAGCATGAAAGCGGAGCTTACACTGGTGAGATTTCTGCAGATATGTTAGAATCTATTGAAGCAAACGGATCTTTGATCGGTCACTCTGAAAGAAGACAATACCACGGTGAAACAGATTCTCACTGCAACAGAAAAGTAAAATTAGCTTTAGATAAAGGCCTTACTCCAATCTATTGTAACGGAGAAACGCTTGAACAAAGAAAGGCAGGACAACACCTTGAAGTGGTTAAAAACCAAACTGAAGTAGCTCTTTTCACTCTTTCTGCTGATGAAATCAAAAAAGTAGTTATTGCTTACGAACCGGTTTGGGCTATCGGAACAGGAGAAACAGCAACACCTGAGCAGGCTCAGGAAATTCATGCACATATCAGAAGCATCATTGCAGCTAAATACGGTCAGGAAGTAGCGGATGAAGTTTCTATTCTTTACGGAGGTTCTGTGAAGCCGGATAATGCTAAGGAAATCTTCTCTCAGCCGGATATTGACGGAGGTCTGATTGGAGGTGCAGCTTTGAAATTAGAGGATTTCTCTAAGATTATTGAGGGTTTCAATTAA
- a CDS encoding T9SS type A sorting domain-containing protein has protein sequence MKKLNLALFLSLPIQTFFAQIISKDPSFGVNGEYTVTPINVPTGGIYQNMGGQILQHPDGSLYYSSFPGYTFPGGIDVTSTRKLSSNGTLDTSFGNNGELASVTSFTIFDYVQELNGKLLTISKNDNSHEYIIKRLLPNGQPDPTFGTNGTITTIFAFDSCHHSGFVIQNNKILVYGSQNVAPNVYNKIIYRLNADGSTDTSFGSNGLITSQTTALNEEYNTVLVDKQSNIINICFNSIEKYTPNGQPFTGFGNNGKVQLPSNYYANTSYEDLLVDENNKIIYAKDNTIYRVNPDGTFDDTLNFIRPTFPLPPSYPFTNTPYTGRIINIKEKNGFYYVLWALEENNSAFSPMLISKHLQNGTADSAFGSYSEGPVYGDFMHDMVINDNNIIVSGDYRIVKYLLANPTLSTNEVNSTPFITFENPANDVLVYKTQEKISEMQMYTLDGKLVKTIEKNNTNISELPKGIYFLKTKFINGKVIITKLLKK, from the coding sequence ATGAAAAAATTAAATTTAGCTCTTTTTCTGTCATTGCCTATACAGACTTTTTTTGCACAAATTATTTCTAAAGACCCTTCCTTTGGTGTCAATGGAGAATATACCGTTACTCCGATTAATGTTCCTACTGGTGGTATTTACCAGAATATGGGCGGGCAAATTCTGCAACATCCTGATGGAAGCTTATACTACAGTTCTTTTCCTGGTTATACATTTCCGGGTGGAATAGATGTAACTTCTACTCGAAAATTATCGAGTAATGGAACTTTAGACACCTCTTTTGGCAATAACGGCGAGCTGGCTTCTGTAACTTCTTTCACTATTTTTGATTACGTACAAGAACTCAACGGAAAACTATTGACAATAAGCAAAAATGACAACTCTCACGAATATATTATCAAAAGATTACTTCCCAATGGGCAACCAGACCCTACATTTGGGACAAACGGTACGATTACAACGATCTTCGCTTTTGATTCTTGTCATCACTCAGGTTTTGTTATTCAAAACAACAAAATACTCGTGTATGGTAGTCAAAATGTTGCACCCAACGTTTACAATAAAATTATTTACAGACTGAACGCCGATGGAAGTACAGATACTTCCTTTGGGAGTAATGGCTTAATAACTTCACAAACTACTGCATTAAATGAAGAATACAATACTGTATTAGTAGATAAGCAATCAAACATTATCAATATTTGTTTTAATAGTATCGAAAAATATACACCCAACGGGCAACCTTTTACCGGTTTTGGAAATAATGGTAAAGTTCAACTTCCCTCTAATTATTACGCTAACACCTCGTACGAAGATTTATTAGTAGACGAGAATAATAAGATTATATACGCAAAAGATAATACTATTTACAGAGTGAATCCAGATGGAACATTTGATGATACACTTAATTTTATTCGTCCTACATTTCCGCTCCCTCCCTCATATCCTTTCACAAATACACCATATACAGGTAGAATAATAAATATTAAAGAAAAAAATGGTTTTTATTATGTTCTTTGGGCTTTAGAAGAAAATAATAGTGCCTTTAGTCCTATGCTTATTTCTAAACATTTACAAAACGGTACAGCTGATTCAGCTTTCGGAAGTTATTCAGAAGGTCCTGTTTATGGGGATTTCATGCATGATATGGTAATAAACGATAACAATATTATTGTATCGGGGGACTATAGGATTGTTAAATATTTACTAGCTAACCCTACGCTATCAACCAACGAAGTCAACTCTACCCCATTCATAACATTCGAAAATCCGGCAAATGATGTACTTGTTTATAAAACCCAGGAAAAAATTAGCGAAATGCAGATGTATACTTTAGATGGCAAATTGGTAAAAACAATAGAAAAAAACAATACCAATATCTCTGAATTACCAAAAGGAATTTACTTTTTGAAAACTAAATTTATAAATGGTAAAGTAATAATTACTAAACTATTAAAAAAATAA
- a CDS encoding S9 family peptidase → MKKIYLGLLVMSASTFQSQKFPDMKAPVAEKQEHIREIHGDKVNDPYYWMIDYFKKGKDSTKVVDYLKAENTYWEGMMKDTEPFREKLFQEMKARIKEKDESVPVFRNGYYYYTRTETGKQYFKYCRKKATLSAPEEILLDVDQLAEGHPYYAASGFSISPDNMKMIYGVDDVSRRQYKLFLKDLSTGKTTDLGIKNTTGSAVWANDNKTIFYTSKNPETLLTEKIYRHTLGTDSSKDAMVYEEKDKTNYIGAEKSKNQKFIMIYSQATTSSEIQYLDANDPNGTFKVFQPRIKDVLYDVTPLEDKFLITTNKDALNFKVVETPLNKTGVENWKDFIPHRKEVLMQGISEFKNYLVFSERQNGLSQLVIYDRKTGKKEFLKFDEAAYTVSPSGNPEYNTDNFRFGYTSMITPSSQFEQDLKTGKRILLKQQEVLGGYNKENYTTERLFATAKDGTQIPISIVYKKGFKRDGSNPLLLYAYGSYGNSMDAAFSSTRLSLLDRGFAFAIAHIRGGQEMGRQWYEDGKMMKKKNTFTDFIDCGEYLVKEKYTSPKHLYAQGGSAGGLLMGAVANMSPNLWNGVISQVPFVDVVNTMLDTSIPLTTNEYDEWGNPNNKDAYLYMKSYSPYENIEKKNYPNLLVTTGLHDSQVQYFEPAKWVAKLRDMKTDKNVLLLKTDMDYGHGGASGRFDYLKDIALVYAFMFKLEGINK, encoded by the coding sequence ATGAAAAAAATTTATCTAGGATTATTAGTAATGAGTGCATCAACATTTCAATCTCAAAAATTTCCGGACATGAAAGCCCCTGTTGCAGAAAAGCAGGAGCATATTAGGGAAATCCACGGTGATAAGGTAAATGATCCTTATTACTGGATGATCGATTATTTTAAAAAAGGAAAAGACTCTACCAAGGTCGTTGATTATTTAAAGGCTGAAAACACCTATTGGGAAGGCATGATGAAAGACACGGAACCTTTCAGAGAAAAGCTTTTTCAGGAAATGAAAGCGAGAATCAAGGAAAAAGATGAGTCTGTGCCGGTTTTTAGAAACGGATATTATTATTATACCCGTACAGAAACCGGAAAACAATACTTCAAATACTGCAGAAAGAAAGCAACCCTTAGTGCTCCTGAGGAAATTCTGCTGGATGTAGATCAGCTGGCAGAGGGACACCCTTATTATGCGGCTTCAGGTTTCAGTATCAGCCCGGATAATATGAAGATGATTTATGGAGTGGATGATGTTTCCAGAAGACAATATAAATTATTTTTAAAGGACTTATCTACCGGAAAAACCACTGATCTTGGTATTAAAAATACAACGGGATCTGCAGTATGGGCCAATGATAATAAAACGATCTTTTATACCTCCAAAAACCCTGAAACTCTTTTAACAGAAAAGATCTACAGACATACTTTGGGAACAGATTCTTCCAAGGATGCTATGGTATATGAAGAAAAGGACAAAACCAATTATATAGGTGCAGAAAAGTCCAAGAATCAGAAATTTATCATGATCTATTCTCAGGCAACAACATCTTCTGAGATCCAATATCTGGATGCTAATGATCCTAACGGAACTTTTAAGGTTTTCCAACCAAGAATAAAGGATGTATTATACGATGTAACTCCTTTGGAAGATAAATTTTTAATTACTACCAATAAGGATGCCCTTAACTTTAAAGTGGTAGAAACGCCTTTAAACAAAACGGGCGTTGAAAACTGGAAGGACTTTATTCCTCACAGAAAAGAGGTTCTGATGCAGGGGATTTCTGAGTTTAAGAATTATCTTGTTTTCAGTGAAAGACAAAACGGACTTTCCCAGTTGGTGATCTATGACAGAAAAACAGGTAAAAAGGAGTTTCTGAAATTTGACGAGGCAGCTTATACTGTTTCTCCATCAGGAAATCCGGAATACAATACAGATAATTTCCGTTTCGGTTATACTTCCATGATTACCCCAAGTTCTCAGTTTGAACAGGACTTAAAGACCGGAAAAAGAATTCTTTTGAAACAACAGGAAGTTCTGGGAGGTTATAATAAAGAGAATTACACTACCGAAAGGCTTTTTGCCACAGCAAAAGACGGAACTCAGATTCCTATCTCTATTGTGTATAAGAAAGGATTTAAAAGAGATGGAAGTAATCCACTTTTATTATACGCTTACGGTTCCTATGGAAATTCTATGGATGCAGCTTTCAGCAGTACAAGGCTGAGTCTTTTAGACAGAGGTTTTGCCTTTGCAATTGCCCACATCCGTGGAGGTCAGGAAATGGGAAGACAATGGTATGAAGACGGAAAAATGATGAAAAAGAAAAATACATTTACCGACTTTATCGATTGTGGAGAATATTTAGTTAAGGAAAAATATACTTCTCCTAAACATTTGTATGCTCAGGGAGGAAGTGCAGGAGGGCTGCTAATGGGGGCTGTAGCTAATATGAGTCCTAATCTTTGGAATGGAGTGATCTCACAGGTACCATTCGTGGATGTAGTTAATACAATGCTTGACACAAGTATTCCTTTGACAACAAATGAATATGACGAATGGGGTAATCCTAACAACAAGGATGCTTATTTATACATGAAATCTTACTCTCCTTATGAAAATATAGAGAAGAAAAACTATCCTAATCTATTGGTAACAACAGGGCTTCACGATTCTCAGGTACAATATTTTGAGCCTGCGAAATGGGTCGCAAAGCTTAGGGATATGAAGACTGATAAAAACGTATTATTATTGAAAACAGACATGGATTATGGCCATGGTGGTGCATCAGGAAGATTTGATTATCTGAAAGATATTGCCTTGGTGTATGCTTTCATGTTTAAATTAGAGGGAATTAATAAATAA
- a CDS encoding BT_3928 family protein has translation MIKGLLRFIIAVIFILSGFVKAVDLVGFSFKMEEYFSPAVFNMPFFEKFALLFSIIVVVLELFLGFMLLIKLKLKFTLSALIALCVFFGFLTFYSAYFNVVTDCGCFGDAIKFTPWQSFLKDIVLLVGLILLFLLYRKDFCKKDEYGSTKKESTSKFKYYILGAFSLVMIYIMAQGIMHEPMIDFRDYKIGTDIKGEKEKINKNPSEYKTYYSLKNQKTGEVLKVNQDDYIKETKYWAEDSPWKIEEGKNESVLVKEGYKSEIVKFKIEDPTGMELTEEIIKAPKAILVFSYLPKEVPADLLQKVEAKVNTQKGALIYGVSTYQNTFKTIKNTMMDGTAIKTIARSNPFVLILENGKIVDKQPAKDYVK, from the coding sequence ATGATCAAAGGTTTATTACGCTTTATTATCGCTGTTATTTTTATCCTTTCAGGCTTCGTAAAAGCTGTGGATTTGGTAGGATTTTCCTTTAAAATGGAGGAATATTTCTCACCTGCAGTCTTCAATATGCCGTTTTTTGAAAAATTTGCGTTGCTGTTTTCAATTATCGTCGTTGTGCTGGAGCTTTTCTTAGGGTTTATGTTACTGATTAAATTAAAGCTTAAATTTACCTTATCAGCCTTAATAGCACTTTGTGTGTTCTTTGGCTTCCTTACTTTCTATTCTGCTTACTTCAATGTTGTAACGGATTGCGGATGCTTTGGAGATGCCATTAAGTTTACGCCTTGGCAAAGCTTTCTGAAAGATATTGTGCTTCTTGTAGGACTTATTCTTCTGTTTTTATTATACAGAAAGGATTTCTGCAAAAAGGATGAATATGGCAGTACCAAAAAAGAATCTACAAGCAAATTCAAATATTATATTCTGGGAGCATTTTCCTTAGTGATGATCTACATTATGGCACAGGGAATTATGCATGAACCGATGATTGATTTCCGTGATTACAAAATAGGAACAGACATTAAGGGTGAGAAAGAAAAAATCAATAAAAACCCATCCGAATACAAGACTTACTATTCTCTTAAAAATCAAAAGACAGGAGAAGTTTTAAAGGTAAATCAGGATGATTATATCAAGGAAACAAAATACTGGGCAGAGGATTCTCCTTGGAAAATTGAAGAGGGTAAGAATGAATCTGTTCTGGTAAAAGAGGGATATAAATCTGAGATTGTGAAATTCAAGATTGAAGATCCTACCGGAATGGAACTTACTGAGGAGATCATCAAAGCTCCAAAGGCTATCTTAGTGTTTTCTTACCTCCCAAAAGAGGTTCCTGCAGATCTTCTTCAAAAAGTGGAAGCCAAGGTAAATACTCAGAAAGGAGCTCTTATTTATGGGGTTTCAACATATCAGAATACCTTTAAAACTATTAAAAATACAATGATGGACGGAACAGCCATCAAAACTATCGCAAGAAGCAATCCATTTGTACTGATCCTTGAAAACGGAAAAATTGTAGACAAGCAGCCTGCAAAGGACTATGTTAAATAA
- a CDS encoding DUF1599 domain-containing protein, protein MLKTSVQFEKIISQCRDLFSKKLQDYGAAWRVLRPSSITDQIYIKVNRIRTLQMTDVKMVDESEEDEFIAIVNYSIIGLIQLEKGLSNDFNENKEEILGLYNQYAGEAKALMERKNHDYGEAWRDMRISSITDLIYQKVLRTKQIEDNQGKTIVSEGLDANYFDMLNYAVFCLIKFSEQQNQFEPKTI, encoded by the coding sequence ATGCTAAAAACATCAGTACAATTCGAGAAAATTATCAGTCAGTGTCGTGATCTTTTCAGTAAAAAGTTACAGGATTACGGAGCAGCCTGGAGGGTTTTGAGACCGAGTTCCATAACGGATCAGATTTATATAAAAGTGAACAGAATCCGTACGCTGCAAATGACCGATGTAAAAATGGTGGATGAAAGTGAAGAAGATGAATTTATCGCGATTGTCAACTACTCTATTATTGGACTTATTCAGCTTGAAAAAGGTCTTTCCAATGATTTTAATGAAAATAAGGAAGAAATTTTAGGTCTTTATAACCAATATGCCGGTGAAGCGAAAGCTTTAATGGAAAGAAAAAATCATGACTACGGTGAGGCTTGGAGAGATATGAGAATTTCCTCAATCACCGATCTTATTTATCAGAAAGTATTAAGAACCAAACAGATTGAAGATAATCAGGGAAAAACCATCGTTTCTGAAGGGCTGGATGCCAATTACTTCGATATGCTGAACTATGCTGTCTTTTGCCTGATTAAGTTTTCTGAACAACAAAACCAATTCGAACCCAAAACTATTTAA
- the folP gene encoding dihydropteroate synthase, giving the protein MLPNSQIPEPSNPQKYSINCNGRLVQLDTPKIMGILNLTPDSFSDGGKFNNEKLALKHAEKLLKEGAEILDIGPQSTRPNAEFLSSEEEIGRMGNIISQIKKEFPEALVSLDTFYAETVKFGFNEGIDIINDISGGQYDKKIFDTAAETRLPYILMHVNPSYETMHDKIKFEDITLEVNRYFSEKTNELLQKGVHDIILDPGFGFGKTVEDQMKMIHEVNFLGFGKFPLLIGISRKSFIYKPLGKSPLEINEETQKLHMKVLEQGAKILRVHDVAEAKETLDQFLQKK; this is encoded by the coding sequence ATGCTCCCAAATTCTCAAATTCCCGAACCCTCAAACCCTCAGAAATACTCCATCAACTGCAATGGCAGGCTGGTACAACTTGATACCCCAAAGATTATGGGAATCCTCAATCTTACCCCAGATTCTTTCTCCGATGGTGGGAAATTTAACAATGAAAAACTGGCATTAAAACATGCTGAAAAGTTATTAAAAGAAGGAGCAGAAATTCTTGATATCGGACCACAATCTACCCGTCCCAATGCAGAATTTTTGAGTAGTGAAGAGGAAATTGGCAGGATGGGAAACATCATTTCTCAAATTAAAAAAGAATTCCCTGAAGCACTGGTTTCTTTAGACACTTTTTATGCTGAAACCGTAAAATTCGGATTTAATGAAGGGATTGATATTATCAACGATATTTCAGGAGGACAATATGATAAAAAAATATTTGATACAGCAGCAGAAACAAGGCTTCCCTACATTTTGATGCACGTTAACCCGTCCTACGAAACCATGCATGATAAAATTAAGTTTGAAGATATAACCCTGGAAGTAAACCGATATTTTTCAGAAAAAACCAATGAGCTTTTACAGAAAGGAGTACATGATATTATCCTTGATCCCGGTTTTGGCTTCGGAAAAACAGTAGAAGATCAGATGAAGATGATTCACGAAGTAAACTTTCTTGGTTTTGGGAAGTTTCCTTTGTTGATAGGGATTTCCAGAAAATCATTTATCTATAAACCTCTTGGGAAATCTCCTCTTGAGATCAATGAGGAAACACAAAAACTTCACATGAAAGTTTTAGAGCAGGGAGCAAAGATTCTTAGGGTTCATGATGTGGCTGAGGCAAAGGAAACTCTCGATCAGTTTTTACAGAAAAAATAA
- the ilvE gene encoding branched-chain-amino-acid transaminase, with product MYYNNDTVIYFDGSFMKAKEAGMDLYGQSLHYGYSVFEGIKSYSTAHGTRVFKAKEHYERLRRSAELMHIPFDYSAEQLTELTYELLELNGFTDAYIRPLVTCSPNMSLSKGKESYLSLLAWEWSNGYLADKMKIMTSGFQRPNPKAFKVEAKVGGHYVNSILACQDAKDKGYDEALVLDENGNVAESSGANVFYEKDGTLFTPAKGSILPGITRETVFEICRDLNIPVKETFFKPEEMRGADAAFFCGTAAEIVALDSLDDIPFAKNWEDTASQKVQQAYLKLVRVLSL from the coding sequence ATGTATTACAACAACGACACGGTCATCTATTTTGATGGAAGCTTTATGAAAGCAAAAGAGGCCGGTATGGATCTTTACGGACAATCTCTTCACTACGGATATTCTGTTTTTGAAGGAATCAAATCTTACAGTACTGCCCACGGAACAAGGGTCTTTAAGGCAAAAGAACATTACGAAAGATTGAGAAGATCAGCAGAACTGATGCATATTCCCTTCGATTATTCAGCAGAACAACTTACAGAACTCACCTACGAACTTCTAGAACTGAATGGCTTCACAGACGCCTATATCCGTCCATTGGTTACCTGTTCCCCCAATATGTCTCTTTCAAAAGGGAAAGAATCTTACCTCTCCTTGCTGGCTTGGGAATGGAGCAATGGTTATCTGGCAGATAAAATGAAGATTATGACCTCAGGTTTTCAACGCCCCAATCCTAAAGCATTTAAAGTAGAAGCCAAGGTGGGTGGGCATTATGTGAACTCTATTCTTGCCTGTCAGGATGCCAAGGACAAAGGATATGATGAAGCCTTGGTATTGGACGAAAATGGAAATGTTGCAGAAAGCTCAGGTGCCAATGTTTTTTATGAAAAAGATGGAACCCTGTTTACACCGGCAAAAGGAAGTATTCTACCTGGGATAACGAGAGAGACTGTTTTTGAAATATGCAGAGATCTTAATATCCCTGTTAAGGAAACTTTTTTTAAACCTGAGGAAATGAGAGGTGCTGATGCTGCTTTTTTCTGTGGTACCGCTGCTGAAATAGTTGCGTTGGATTCCCTTGATGATATTCCTTTTGCAAAAAATTGGGAAGATACCGCAAGTCAAAAGGTACAACAGGCTTATTTGAAATTAGTGAGAGTTCTGTCGTTGTAA
- the ilvD gene encoding dihydroxy-acid dehydratase has product MLNKYSKTFTQNSEQPAAKAMLYGIGFTEEDMHKAQIGIASMGYDGNTCNMHLNDLARIVKKGTWDTGLAGLIFNTIGVSDGMSNGTDGMRYSLVSRDVIADSIEAICGAQYYDGLIALPGCDKNMPGTIIAMGRLNRPSLMVYGGTIAPGCYKGEALNIVSAFEALGKKIAGEISEEDFDGVIKNSCPGAGACGGMYTANTMASAIEALGMSLPYSSSNPALSKEKQNECLEAGKYLKILLEKDIKPSDIMTRKAFENALRLIVILGGSTNAVLHFIAMAKSVGVSVTQDDFQKMSDCTPVLADLKPSGKYLMQDLHEHGGTPAVMKYLLEEGLLHGDCLTVTGKTLAENLENIPTLDFNTQKIIKPLSNPIKPTGHLRILYGNLAEKGSVAKITGKEGERFVGNARVFDGEKNLIRGIEDGTVQHGDVIVIRYEGPRGAPGMPEMLKPTSALIGVGLGSSVALITDGRFSGGTHGFVVGHITPEAHEGGLIAFVKDDDLIEIDAVNNTIQLKVSDEEIEKRKQGWQKPALKVKKGLLYKYALTVSSAAEGCVTDEI; this is encoded by the coding sequence ATGTTAAATAAATATTCAAAAACATTCACACAAAATAGCGAACAGCCCGCTGCAAAGGCAATGCTTTACGGAATAGGCTTTACAGAAGAAGATATGCATAAGGCTCAGATCGGGATTGCCAGTATGGGATATGACGGAAATACCTGCAATATGCATCTAAACGATCTGGCCCGAATTGTAAAGAAAGGGACATGGGACACAGGATTGGCAGGGCTAATCTTTAACACCATTGGTGTAAGTGATGGTATGAGTAATGGTACCGATGGTATGCGTTATTCTCTGGTAAGCCGGGATGTTATTGCAGACAGTATCGAGGCGATTTGTGGAGCACAGTATTATGACGGGCTTATTGCTCTGCCGGGTTGCGACAAGAATATGCCGGGAACCATTATCGCAATGGGAAGATTGAACAGGCCATCCCTTATGGTATATGGCGGAACTATTGCACCGGGATGCTACAAAGGAGAAGCTTTGAATATCGTTTCGGCCTTTGAGGCGTTAGGTAAAAAAATTGCCGGTGAAATTTCTGAAGAAGATTTTGATGGAGTTATTAAAAATTCATGTCCCGGAGCAGGAGCATGTGGCGGAATGTATACAGCCAATACCATGGCTTCAGCAATAGAAGCATTGGGAATGAGTCTTCCGTACTCATCTTCCAATCCGGCTTTAAGCAAAGAAAAACAAAATGAATGTCTGGAAGCAGGAAAATATCTCAAAATATTATTGGAAAAAGATATCAAACCGTCAGACATTATGACCCGAAAAGCCTTTGAAAATGCACTTCGCCTGATTGTTATTTTAGGAGGAAGTACCAATGCGGTTCTGCATTTTATAGCAATGGCGAAAAGCGTTGGAGTATCTGTTACACAGGATGATTTTCAAAAAATGAGTGATTGTACTCCTGTACTGGCAGACCTTAAGCCCAGTGGTAAATACCTGATGCAGGATCTACATGAACATGGAGGAACGCCGGCTGTCATGAAATATTTGTTGGAAGAAGGATTACTGCATGGCGACTGTTTAACGGTTACAGGAAAAACATTAGCCGAAAATCTGGAAAATATACCGACGCTGGATTTTAATACACAAAAGATTATAAAACCACTATCAAATCCAATAAAGCCTACAGGTCACCTAAGAATACTGTATGGAAACCTTGCAGAAAAAGGAAGTGTTGCCAAGATAACAGGAAAAGAAGGAGAAAGGTTTGTAGGAAACGCCCGTGTTTTTGATGGAGAGAAGAACCTGATAAGAGGGATTGAAGATGGAACAGTACAACATGGAGATGTCATTGTTATTCGCTATGAAGGACCTAGAGGAGCACCAGGCATGCCGGAAATGCTGAAACCTACCAGTGCTTTGATTGGAGTGGGGCTGGGAAGCAGTGTTGCCTTAATTACAGATGGCAGATTCAGTGGAGGGACTCATGGTTTTGTAGTGGGGCATATTACGCCCGAAGCCCATGAAGGCGGTCTGATAGCCTTTGTAAAAGATGATGATCTCATTGAAATAGATGCGGTAAATAATACAATACAACTCAAGGTTTCAGATGAAGAAATTGAAAAAAGGAAACAAGGCTGGCAAAAACCAGCTCTAAAGGTAAAGAAAGGTTTACTCTATAAATATGCATTAACAGTATCATCTGCCGCCGAGGGCTGTGTAACGGATGAAATTTAA